The sequence GAATTTTAATCAGAAAGCCGAATGAATAAACGATAACGAGAAAATTATGATGAGAAATCTTCCTCCATTACCTTCATTGCGTGCTTTCTTAGTCGCTTGCCACAGCCAAAGTTATACTGAAGCGGCACAGACATTATGTGTCACTCATGGCGCGATCAGCCGTCATATCCAAGTGATAGAGAAATGGTTTGGTGTCACTTTATTTAATAAGCAAGGTTTACGCCGAGTCCCCACTCCTTATGCATTGACACTGGCACAAGAGCTAAGTGACGTTTTTGATAGATTGAATGATATTAGTTTTCGTTATGGTAACGGTGGAAAAAACGATATTTTAAATATCAGTGTTCCTACAACGCTTTGTTTAAAATGGCTTATTCCACGAATGGAAGATTTTTATCTGCAATATCCTGATGCAAATATCCAAATTGCTTCAGCAAATAGCGAGCGATTTCATTTGATTAGTCATGATGATCTAATTATTCGTCCTCAACCTCAGCAACAAGAGTATTCATCTGTTGTTTTTTTAGAGGATAAGCATTGTTTAATTGCTTCTGCAAAATTTTTAAAACGTTACAATGTCACTCAATTTGAAGATGTTTTTAACTGTCCTGTTATTGATACGCTTACGCGCCCAGGACATTGGCAACAATGGTTAATCGCGACTCATCTCAATACACAACGCTCATTTTCACGTCATTATCGCTTTGATCACTTTCATATTTCTCTTCAAGCAATTATTGAAGGATTAGGCCTTGGTATTGGCCCTATTTCGATTTTATCGAGTGAAATAAATAACGGTACTTTAAACGTATTATTTCCAGATATCCAAATTGCCCCGATGAGTTATTACGCTTTAACACCATTAGGTGTACAAAAAACCAAAACACATCTTGATTTTGAACAATGGCTCACTCAACAAAAAAGTTAATTTCACTAATTAAATAAGTCATTGTTTTTCATAAAAGTGGTGATTTTAACGCTATTAATTACACTTTTTAAAACGACTTTACCATCATTTTATTAAAAAAATCTAATCATACCCTTCTTTTTATGAGTAGGTAAAAGCGCTAATCGTGCTGTTTTTATAATTCATTATTTTCATCTGTCAATTTATTAAATTCTTTTTAATTCAATGTATTAAACCTGTAAAATAAGTGTATTAACCTATATTTATTGTTTTAATTTTAAATAATCAGTTATAAACACTTATTGTTCAACTTAAATTAACGTTCTATGCTGATATTGATACATAAAATTTGTTAATTTATTTGCTGGCAATGAAGGACGATAAGATGTCTGTCGCTGTGACAAAAAAAGCAATAGAAAAACTAATTAATGGATATGAGTCTGATCCTTTTGCGCTTCTTGGTATGCATGAAACATCGGCAGGCTTAGAGATCCGTACTTTTTTACCTGATGCAATTGCAGTCAGTGTTATCGATAGAAAAAACGGCCGAAAAGTAGCAACACTAACGTGTAAACATCCTAGTGGTTTTTTCTGTGGCACTATCCCTCGTCGTAAACGTCGTTTTAGTTATTGTTTAGAGGTAACGTGGGAAAATGCTCAAGGTGTCGTTGATGATCCCTATCAATTTGGCATTTTATTGCAAGAAATGGATATTTGGTTTTTAGCGCAAGGCCACCACTCTCGCCCTTATCAATGTTTAGGTGCACATCCTGCAAAATTGGGTGATATCGATGGAATTACTTTTGCTGTATGGGCACCCAACGCAAAAAGCGTAAGCGTTGTGGGCGATTTCTCATTCTGGGATGAACGACGTTTTCCTATGCGATTACGTCGTGAAAGTGGAATATGGGAGCTTTTCCTTCCACAAGCTCATCTTGGTGATTGCTATAAATATTCTATTCTTGATGCTAATGGCGAACGTCGATTAAAAGCTGATCCTTATGCTTTTGAAACACAAATACGTCCTGAAACTGCATCAATTATCAATATATTACCCCCCATCAAACCAATGCCATTATCACGCCAGCAACGAAATCAACGCGATGCTCCTATCTCTATTTATGAAGTTCATTTAGGTTCATGGCGTAGACATGCGGATGATCAAAGCTGGTTAAGTTATCGTGAATTGGCTGAACAGTTAATTCCATATGTTAAAGAGATGGGTTTTACTCATATTGAGTTGCTTCCTATTAATGAACATCCTTTTGATGGTTCATGGGGCTATCAGCCCTTAGGGTTATATTCACCCACTCGTCGTTTTGGCTCCCCAATGGATTTCCGTGATTTTATTGAAGCGGCACATCAAGCAGAAATTAACGTTATTTTAGATTGGGTTCCTGGGCATTTTCCTGAAGATGACTACGGATTACGTAATTTTGATGGCACATCACTCTATGAATATGCTGATAGGCGTGAAGGATTTCATCCCGATTGGAATACGTTGATTTATAACTATGGTCGCAATGAAGTGCTGAATTACCTTTCTGGTAATTTATTATATTGGCATGAGCATTTTGCACTAGATGGTTTTCGTTTCGATGCTGTCGCCTCAATGCTTTATCGTGATTACAGTCGAAAAGAAGGTGAATGGATCCCAAATAAACACGGTGGGCGTGAGAATTTAGAAGCCATTGACTTTATTCGTTATACCAACAAATTACTGGGTACAACGTGTCCTGGTACAATTACGATTGCAGAAGAATCAACCGATTTCCCAGGTGTTACCTTACCGCCTGATGATGGAGGCTTAGGTTTTAATTACAAATGGAATATGGGTTGGATGCATGACACGTTAGCTTATATGCAACGTGATCCTATCTATCGTAAATTTCATCACAATCAAATGACTTTTGGCATGCTCTATGCCTATAACGAAAACTTTGTTCTGCCGCTTTCTCACGATGAATTTGTGCATGGTAAAGGCTCGTTAATTGGTCGCATGGTAGGCGATGATTGGCAAAAATTTGCTAATTTACGTGCCTATCTCGGCTTTATGTGGGCTTATCCCGGCAAAAAACTACTCTTTATGGGGTGTGAATTTGCACAATGGCGTGAATGGGATCACGACAGTAGCTTGGATTGGCATCTTCTTGAAGAGCCAAATAGTCCGCATCAAGGTGTTCAACATTTTGTACGAGATTTGAACCTTTCCTATCGAGCTAATGCTCCGCTTTATGAATGCGATTTTGAACGTGAAGGCTTTGAGTGGCTAACCGTTGATGATCACGATAACTCCGTTTTTGCTTTTTGCCGTAAAGATGCACAAGGCAATGAAATTATTGTTATCAGTAATTTTACGCCTGTTGTTCATCATAATTACGTTATCGGTATCAATAAAAAAGGGGCTTATCAGGAAATTCTCAACAGTGATTCTACGTTTTATAACGGCAGCAATGTCGGAAATTTAGGTGAAATAGAAACAACCACCAGTCCATTTAATGGCAAGCCTTACTCCTTATCATTGTCACTGCCTCCACTTGCGACACTGTATTTAAGATTGAAGGATTAATATGTCTTTAGATTATGGACGTCCTTTCCCAATGGGCAGTCATTATGATGGCTATGGTGTAAATTTTACACTCTTTAGTGAAAATGCGACTAAAGTCATTCTTTGCCTGTTTGATAAAGCAGGCAAAGAGATCCGCTACTCGTTACCAGGTAAAACTGGGGCAATTTGGCATGGGTACTTGCCTGGTGCAGGGCCTGGTTTACATTATGGTTATCGTGTTGAAGGCGAATGGAATCCAGAGCAAGGATTGTTCTATCAACCTCAGCAATTATTGCTAGATCCTTATGCAAAACAGGTGACAGGTATTGTTGATAATACATTACCTTACACTTCTCCTGTTTTTAACGCGTTAGAGCATGATGATAGTGCAGTGACACCTAAAGCCGTTATCACCGATGATAGTGGTTGTTTTTGCCATTCTTATAAAGAACAAAAGACTTATCAACGCTTAAATACGCCGTGGTCAGAAACCATTATTTACGAAGGGCATGTAAAAGGACTGACAAAACTGCATCCTGACATACCCGAAAAATTACAGGGTACTTATGCCGCATTAGGGCACCCTGCTTTTATTTCACATCTCAAAAAATTAGGTATTACGGCATTAGAGCTATTACCTATCCAATATCATTTAACAGAGCCGCACCTTCATAAAATTGGTTTAAAAAACTATTGGGGCTATAACGTATTAGCGCCTTTCGCTTTATCTACCCAATATTATTCTAATTCGGGTCGAAATATTATTGATGAATTTCGAGAAGCGGTAAGGAGTCTACATAAAGCCAATATTGAAGTGATTTTAGATGTGGTATTTAACCATACTGCGGAATTAAGTGATCAATTCGAAGGTTATATTGTTTCGCAACGCGGTATTGATAATCAAAGCTATTACTGGCTAAACGACGAAAACAAAGCTCAAAATTGGACAGGATGTGGGAATTCACTCAATTTAAGCCGCCCTGAAACAGTGCAGTGGGTTATGGATTGCCTGCGTTATTGGGTAACAGAATTTCATATTGATGGGTTTCGTTTTGATTTAGCGACAAGTCTTGGTCGAGTTCCTTATTTTGATTCTCAATCACCACTATTGACAGCGATTCGACAAGATCCACTCCTATCCCGTATTAAACTTATTGCAGAGCCTTGGGACCTAGGCTTTGATGGTTATCAAGTGGGGCATTTTCCTGTTCCATTTACAGAATGGAATGATAGCTATCGCGATACTGTTCGTCGTTTTTGGTTATGGCGTGATGTCTCTATTGCAACATTTACTGACAATATCACGGGCTCTGCAAAGCTGTATCACAAAAATGGCAGACCCCCCTATTCTAGCATCAATATGATCACGAGCCACGACGGCTTTACACTACGGGATTTAGTGAGCTATCAAAACAAACATAACGAGGAGAATGGAGAATCAAACTTAGATGGACATAACACCAATTACAGTGTGAATTTTGGTGAAGAAGGTTTGATAGTTAACGAAAAAATAAGTCAACACAGATTGCTTGCAATAAGGAACATGCTGGCAACATTACTGCTTTCTAGAGGAACACCTCATTTACTCGCTGGTGATGAAGTGGGTAATACGCAATATGGTAATAACAACGCTTATTGTCAGGATAATAAAGTCAGTTGGATCAAATGGTTTCAACAGCCTTACAACTTAACTGATTACATTCGCTACCTTATTGAGTTACGTCACCAAATTACACCTTTAAGTTCGCTCAGATGGTGGGAAGAAGAGAGTCAAAATATTATTTGGTTAAATCAAAATGCTCACCCTATGAGTCATGAGGATTGGCAGCAACTTCCCCCTTCACCATTACAACTTCTTTTAGCGCAACAATGGATCTTAATGTTTAACCCATTAAGAAATAGTGCTGTTTTTTCTTTACCTGAAGGAACTTGGTCTTGCTTGCTTGATACGGTTAGCTGGCCTGATTGTCACCCGACACAATCTCAGCATTGTGAAGTACAGCCTAACAGCATCACCCTTTGGCGAAATCGCGTTTTTAATACTCAGTCTTCTACTGAAAAATTACCCATTATTTCCTCCCAAGTTAAGTAATTTGATTGGAGTGCTATAACTATGATGACAACAGAACAAAGCCAAAAATTAATGTTGGCACAACAACTTCCTAAAGAGGCAATTGCACTCGTTTTAGCCGGAGGTCGCGGTACACGCTTAAAAGCATTGACTTCAAAACGAGCAAAGCCGGCGGTTTTCTTTGGTGGGAAATTTCGAATTATCGACTTTACGCTATCAAACTGTCTTAACTCTGGGATCCGTCGTATTGGTGTAATTACGCAATATCAGTCTCACTCATTGGTTCAACATATTCAGCGTGGTTGGTCATTCTTCAACGAAGATATGAATGAGTTTGTTGATTTATTACCCGCTCAGCAACGTTGTAATACCGGACATTGGTATATGGGGACTGCTGATGCGATCTATCAAAACCTCGATATTCTTCGTAGCTACAAAGCAAAATATGTCGTGATCCTAGCGGGTGATCATATTTATAAAATGAACTATGCGCGTTTATTACTTGATCACGTTGAAAACAAATCAAAATTCACCGTAGCTTGTATTCGTGTTCCTAAAGAAGATGCCTTCCAATTTGGTATTATGGATGTCGATGAAAATCGCAGGGTACTCAATTTTTTAGAAAAACCATCTATTCCACCTTGTATTCCAGACGATCCAGAACACTCATTAGCCAGTATGGGTATTTATGTCGTTGATAGAGACTACCTCTTTAATTTATTAGAAGAAGATAGCCGAGATCCAAATTCACACCATGACTTTGGCCAAGATATCATTCCTAAAATCACAAAGCGTGGTGATGTGCTTGCTCACCCCTTTGAGCTCTCTTGTGTCAGTTCAGATCCTTCAGTACCACCCTATTGGCGCGATGTAGGAACCATTGAAGCATATTGGTCTGCTAACCTCGATTTAGCCTCTGTAACACCAGAGCTTGATATGTATGCGAAAGATTGGCCTATTCGCACCTTTATGACCCCTTTACCGCCAGCCAAATTTGTTCAAGATAATCATGGCGAACATGGGCAAATGATGAATTCGCTCATTGCTGACGGTTGCATTATCAATGGTTCAACACTCTATTCATCTATTTTATTCCCGTTAGTTCGCGTTGAATCTTTCTGCCATATTGAAGATTCTGTGATTTTACCTGATGTGACGGTGAGTCATCATTGCTACTTAAAGCGCTGTATTATTGAACGTAGCTGTACCATTCCAGAAGGTACGGTTATTGGGATGAATGCAGAAGAAGATGCGGCTCGTTTTCACCGCACTGAAGAAGGTATCGTGCTTGTAACAAGAGAAATGCTTGAGCAATTAACATGTAAAGAAAGAGAAACGCCAACTGAAATAACCACAGAACAAAAACCTCAAAATGAGGAGGCATTTTCGTGAATGTCCTTCACTGTTGTTCTGAATTATTCCCTCTGCTTAAAACTGGGGGATTAGCGGATGTTATGGGCTCCCTGCCTTTAGCTCAGAAAAAAATAGGCTTAGACGCGCGGATTGTTATTCCTGCGTTTCCTGCTATCAAAGATAATATTCCCGATCTGAAATTAGTGACTCATATCGATACGTTTGCAGGTAATGTTTCACTGCTCTATGGGCAATACCAAGGTATTGCTATTTATCTTATTGATGCGCCTCATCTTTATCAACGTACAGGTAGCCCTTATCACGATACGCACCAACACGCTTATGGTGATAATGTTTTTCGTTTTGCCCTATTAGGCTGGATGGCAAGTGAGCTATCAGCAGGGTTAGATCCTTTATGGCAAGCTGATGTTGTTCATGCCCATGATTGGCATGCAGGACTTGCTTGTGCTTATCTCGCGATTAAACATTACTCTGCAAAATCTGTTTTTACTGTTCATAATCTGGCTTATAAAGGTGAATTTTCATCTTATCACCTGCATCAACTTGAATTACCTGATGACAGTTTTTCAATTAATGGACTGGAATATTATGGTCAAATTTCATTCCTAAAAGCAGGTCTATTTTATGCCAATCACATTACGACAGTCAGCCCAACGTATGCTAAAGAGATAACCACTCACGAGTTTGGTTACGGTTTAGAGGGGTTATTACGTCAACGTGCTTATGAACAGCGCTTAAGTGGCATTTTAAATGGTATTGATGAAGCGGTTTGGGATCCTGCAACAGATAACTTAATTACGTGTCGTTATGATATTAAAAATCTGAACAAGCGCTTAGAAAACAAAACGGCATTACAGAAAAAATGTGGTTTACCCGTCAACAATAATGCACCTCTTTTTGCGGCTGTAAGTCGTTTAACTTCGCAAAAAGGGCTTGATTTAGTTATTGAAGCGCTTCCTGATATTGTGGAACAAGGTGGTCAGTTTGTTTTATTAGGTACTGGCGATAGCCATCTTGAAACCGCCTTTTTACATGCTCAACAACACTATCCGCAAAATGTAGCAGTACATATTGGCTATGACGAACGTTTTTCACACCAAGTTGTCGCGGGTGCTGATGTGATTATGGTGCCTAGTCGTTTTGAACCTTGTGGATTAACGCAATTGTATGGTTTGAAATATGGTGCCCTACCTTTAGTCAGACACACCGGTGGATTAGCCGATACGGTTAATGATTGTTCATTAGAAAATTTAGCGCATCACCAAGCAACGGGGTTTGTTTTCTATGAAGCAACATCAGATTCTCTGCGTCAGGCGATAAATCGTGCCTTTACCTTATGGAGTATGCCTAAACAGTGGCAACAAACTCAGGTTGATGGCATGAACCAAACTATTTTTAGTTGGGAAACTGCTGCAAAAACGTATGCGGCACTGTATCAACATTTATAGACATGATGTCTATTTGAATCCATGGATAACAAAAAGAGATTTATAATGAAAAACTTATGTGCATTTGATTATCTATCACCCGATAAGGATATTGAATCATTAAAACGTTCAATTGTTTATAAACTGATGTTTATCGTTGGTACGTCACCCAAATATGCAACACCAACAGATTGGTTAAATGCCACATCCTATGCGATTAGAGACCGTTTAGTTGAACGCTGGTTAAAGTCAACCAAGGCAGAACTTTCACCGAAAATAAAACAGGTTTATTACATTTCGATGGAGTTTCTTATGGGGCGTTTTTTAACGAACGCTATGCTCTCTTTAGGTGTGTACCACGAAGTCAAAAAGGCATTAGAAGAGTTAGGTCTTGATCTTGAGAAACAGATCGAACTTGAGCCTGATCCTGGTTTAGGTAATGGTGGTTTAGGTCGTTTGGCGGCTTGTTTTCTTGATTCTTGTGCCACACTAGGTTACCCCGTCACAGGTTATGGTATTCGTTATGAATACGGAATGTTCCGCCAACAAATTCAAAATGGCGAACAACATGAAGTTGCGGATAACTGGCTTGAAAAAGGCAATCCTTGGGAATTCCCTCGCCATGATCTGCAATTTAAAGTGGATTTTGGCGGACGTTTACAGCAAGAAGGCGAGAAAAATTTTTGGGTTGATACCTTAAATGTGATGGCACAACCTTATGACTCCATTGTTCCCGGTTATAACACACAAGCGACAGATACCATTCGTTTGTGGTCAGCCAAATCAAATGTTGCCTTTAACTTAGGTAAATTTAATCAAGGTGAATATCTAGAGGCAACAGAAGCAAAAGATCGCTCTGAAAATATTTCTCGTATTCTCTACCCTGATGATTCAACAATGTCGGGTAAAATGTTGCGTTTACAGCAAGAATACTTTTTAGTGAGTGCTTCTGTTCAAGATATTTTGCAACGTCATTATCATCTGCACCAACGCTTTGATAATTTAAAAGATTTCATTGCAATTCACCTTAATGATACTCACCCTGTTCTTGCTATTCCAGAGTTAATGCGTCAGCTGATTGATAATCATGGATTTAGCTGGGATGAGGCATGGGAACAAATTAATCATATATTTTCATATACCAATCATACTCTCATGGGGGAAGCATTAGAGACTTGGCCTGTTGATATGCTAGGTCGTTTACTTCCTCGTCATTTACAGATCATTTTCCAAATCAATGATAAATTTTTGAAACACGTTATAGCCCAATTCCCTAACGATAACGACTTATTACGTCGTGTTTCTATTATCGATGAAGAGAATGGCCGTAATGTTCGTATGGCATGGTTAGCTGTTATCATTAGTCATCAGGTTAATGGTGTCTCTGAACTTCATAGCCAATTAATGGTGCAATCTTTATTTGCTGATTTTGCGATGATCTACCCTAAGAAATTCTGCAATATTACCAATGGGATCACACCACGTCGCTGGTTAGCATTAGCAAATCCTTCACTTTCTAAAGCAATTGATAGCCATATTGGGACAAATTGGCGAACTAATTTAGAGCAATTGGGTGAATTAATGCCATTGATAAAAGATAAAAACTTCTTATATCAATTAAAAGATTCAAAACGTATCAATAAACAAAACCTTGCGCAGATTATTAAGGAAAATCTAAATATTGATATTAATCCTGATGCGCTATTTGATGTACAAATCAAACGGATCCATGAATATAAGCGTCAACTTCTCAATGTGTTAGGCATTATCACTCGTTATAATCGTATTTTAGAAAATCCAGAAAAAAACGGGGTACCTCGTGTATTTATTTTTGGCGGTAAAGCTGCATCGGCTTATTATAATGCGAAAAAAATTATCAATCTTATCAATGATATTGCAAATAAGATTAATAATGATGAGCGTATTAAAGATAAACTAAAAGTGATCTTTATTCCTAATTACGGTGTAAGTTTAGCGCAACACATTATCCCAGCAGCAGATTTATCTGAGCAAATATCATTAGCAGGAACAGAAGCTTCTGGTACAGGAAATATGAAATTTGCGCTAAATGGTGCGTTAACCATCGGAACGTTGGATGGGGCTAATATTGAAATTGGTGAACATGTGGGGTTTGATAATATGTTTATCTTTGGTCACAATGCACAAGAAGTCGCGGAATTAAGACAGCGTTATTCCCCTCGCCGTTATTATGATGAAGATATTGAGTTACATACTGCGCTTAATCAAATCGCTAATGGTTTCTTTAATCCCACTGATCCAGATAAATACAAATCAATTTTTGATAGCTTAATTGAATTTGGTGACCATTATCAGGTATTAGCCGATTATCGTAGCTATGTTGATACTCAAGATAGTGTTGATATTCTCTATCAAGATGAAGATGCTTGGTTGAAAAAATCCGCGTTAAATATCTGTCAAATGGGCTATTTTTCTTCAGACCGTGCAGTAACAGAATATATGCAACGAATTTGGAAAGCTTCTGCGATTACATTGTAAAAACGAAGCTAAATTTCTAAGGACAGAACAGTAACCGCGCTTTATTGCGCGGTTTTTGCTTCTATCAGTTCAAGGCTAAATAAATTAGATTTTAATTAGGTAAGCGCAACGTCTTGCGCCTTCTAAAATATATTCAACACGTTGCAGTTCAACTCCTAGTGTTTCAGAAAAGAGCTCTTTTTCTGTATTACAAAACCCTTGGCATACTTTAGCGGCTGCACAAATTGGGCAATGATCTTCAATA comes from Proteus vulgaris and encodes:
- a CDS encoding LysR substrate-binding domain-containing protein, whose translation is MMRNLPPLPSLRAFLVACHSQSYTEAAQTLCVTHGAISRHIQVIEKWFGVTLFNKQGLRRVPTPYALTLAQELSDVFDRLNDISFRYGNGGKNDILNISVPTTLCLKWLIPRMEDFYLQYPDANIQIASANSERFHLISHDDLIIRPQPQQQEYSSVVFLEDKHCLIASAKFLKRYNVTQFEDVFNCPVIDTLTRPGHWQQWLIATHLNTQRSFSRHYRFDHFHISLQAIIEGLGLGIGPISILSSEINNGTLNVLFPDIQIAPMSYYALTPLGVQKTKTHLDFEQWLTQQKS
- the glgB gene encoding 1,4-alpha-glucan branching protein GlgB, encoding MSVAVTKKAIEKLINGYESDPFALLGMHETSAGLEIRTFLPDAIAVSVIDRKNGRKVATLTCKHPSGFFCGTIPRRKRRFSYCLEVTWENAQGVVDDPYQFGILLQEMDIWFLAQGHHSRPYQCLGAHPAKLGDIDGITFAVWAPNAKSVSVVGDFSFWDERRFPMRLRRESGIWELFLPQAHLGDCYKYSILDANGERRLKADPYAFETQIRPETASIINILPPIKPMPLSRQQRNQRDAPISIYEVHLGSWRRHADDQSWLSYRELAEQLIPYVKEMGFTHIELLPINEHPFDGSWGYQPLGLYSPTRRFGSPMDFRDFIEAAHQAEINVILDWVPGHFPEDDYGLRNFDGTSLYEYADRREGFHPDWNTLIYNYGRNEVLNYLSGNLLYWHEHFALDGFRFDAVASMLYRDYSRKEGEWIPNKHGGRENLEAIDFIRYTNKLLGTTCPGTITIAEESTDFPGVTLPPDDGGLGFNYKWNMGWMHDTLAYMQRDPIYRKFHHNQMTFGMLYAYNENFVLPLSHDEFVHGKGSLIGRMVGDDWQKFANLRAYLGFMWAYPGKKLLFMGCEFAQWREWDHDSSLDWHLLEEPNSPHQGVQHFVRDLNLSYRANAPLYECDFEREGFEWLTVDDHDNSVFAFCRKDAQGNEIIVISNFTPVVHHNYVIGINKKGAYQEILNSDSTFYNGSNVGNLGEIETTTSPFNGKPYSLSLSLPPLATLYLRLKD
- the glgX gene encoding glycogen debranching protein GlgX — translated: MSLDYGRPFPMGSHYDGYGVNFTLFSENATKVILCLFDKAGKEIRYSLPGKTGAIWHGYLPGAGPGLHYGYRVEGEWNPEQGLFYQPQQLLLDPYAKQVTGIVDNTLPYTSPVFNALEHDDSAVTPKAVITDDSGCFCHSYKEQKTYQRLNTPWSETIIYEGHVKGLTKLHPDIPEKLQGTYAALGHPAFISHLKKLGITALELLPIQYHLTEPHLHKIGLKNYWGYNVLAPFALSTQYYSNSGRNIIDEFREAVRSLHKANIEVILDVVFNHTAELSDQFEGYIVSQRGIDNQSYYWLNDENKAQNWTGCGNSLNLSRPETVQWVMDCLRYWVTEFHIDGFRFDLATSLGRVPYFDSQSPLLTAIRQDPLLSRIKLIAEPWDLGFDGYQVGHFPVPFTEWNDSYRDTVRRFWLWRDVSIATFTDNITGSAKLYHKNGRPPYSSINMITSHDGFTLRDLVSYQNKHNEENGESNLDGHNTNYSVNFGEEGLIVNEKISQHRLLAIRNMLATLLLSRGTPHLLAGDEVGNTQYGNNNAYCQDNKVSWIKWFQQPYNLTDYIRYLIELRHQITPLSSLRWWEEESQNIIWLNQNAHPMSHEDWQQLPPSPLQLLLAQQWILMFNPLRNSAVFSLPEGTWSCLLDTVSWPDCHPTQSQHCEVQPNSITLWRNRVFNTQSSTEKLPIISSQVK
- the glgC gene encoding glucose-1-phosphate adenylyltransferase, translating into MMTTEQSQKLMLAQQLPKEAIALVLAGGRGTRLKALTSKRAKPAVFFGGKFRIIDFTLSNCLNSGIRRIGVITQYQSHSLVQHIQRGWSFFNEDMNEFVDLLPAQQRCNTGHWYMGTADAIYQNLDILRSYKAKYVVILAGDHIYKMNYARLLLDHVENKSKFTVACIRVPKEDAFQFGIMDVDENRRVLNFLEKPSIPPCIPDDPEHSLASMGIYVVDRDYLFNLLEEDSRDPNSHHDFGQDIIPKITKRGDVLAHPFELSCVSSDPSVPPYWRDVGTIEAYWSANLDLASVTPELDMYAKDWPIRTFMTPLPPAKFVQDNHGEHGQMMNSLIADGCIINGSTLYSSILFPLVRVESFCHIEDSVILPDVTVSHHCYLKRCIIERSCTIPEGTVIGMNAEEDAARFHRTEEGIVLVTREMLEQLTCKERETPTEITTEQKPQNEEAFS
- the glgA gene encoding glycogen synthase GlgA; this translates as MNVLHCCSELFPLLKTGGLADVMGSLPLAQKKIGLDARIVIPAFPAIKDNIPDLKLVTHIDTFAGNVSLLYGQYQGIAIYLIDAPHLYQRTGSPYHDTHQHAYGDNVFRFALLGWMASELSAGLDPLWQADVVHAHDWHAGLACAYLAIKHYSAKSVFTVHNLAYKGEFSSYHLHQLELPDDSFSINGLEYYGQISFLKAGLFYANHITTVSPTYAKEITTHEFGYGLEGLLRQRAYEQRLSGILNGIDEAVWDPATDNLITCRYDIKNLNKRLENKTALQKKCGLPVNNNAPLFAAVSRLTSQKGLDLVIEALPDIVEQGGQFVLLGTGDSHLETAFLHAQQHYPQNVAVHIGYDERFSHQVVAGADVIMVPSRFEPCGLTQLYGLKYGALPLVRHTGGLADTVNDCSLENLAHHQATGFVFYEATSDSLRQAINRAFTLWSMPKQWQQTQVDGMNQTIFSWETAAKTYAALYQHL
- the glgP gene encoding glycogen/starch/alpha-glucan family phosphorylase: MKNLCAFDYLSPDKDIESLKRSIVYKLMFIVGTSPKYATPTDWLNATSYAIRDRLVERWLKSTKAELSPKIKQVYYISMEFLMGRFLTNAMLSLGVYHEVKKALEELGLDLEKQIELEPDPGLGNGGLGRLAACFLDSCATLGYPVTGYGIRYEYGMFRQQIQNGEQHEVADNWLEKGNPWEFPRHDLQFKVDFGGRLQQEGEKNFWVDTLNVMAQPYDSIVPGYNTQATDTIRLWSAKSNVAFNLGKFNQGEYLEATEAKDRSENISRILYPDDSTMSGKMLRLQQEYFLVSASVQDILQRHYHLHQRFDNLKDFIAIHLNDTHPVLAIPELMRQLIDNHGFSWDEAWEQINHIFSYTNHTLMGEALETWPVDMLGRLLPRHLQIIFQINDKFLKHVIAQFPNDNDLLRRVSIIDEENGRNVRMAWLAVIISHQVNGVSELHSQLMVQSLFADFAMIYPKKFCNITNGITPRRWLALANPSLSKAIDSHIGTNWRTNLEQLGELMPLIKDKNFLYQLKDSKRINKQNLAQIIKENLNIDINPDALFDVQIKRIHEYKRQLLNVLGIITRYNRILENPEKNGVPRVFIFGGKAASAYYNAKKIINLINDIANKINNDERIKDKLKVIFIPNYGVSLAQHIIPAADLSEQISLAGTEASGTGNMKFALNGALTIGTLDGANIEIGEHVGFDNMFIFGHNAQEVAELRQRYSPRRYYDEDIELHTALNQIANGFFNPTDPDKYKSIFDSLIEFGDHYQVLADYRSYVDTQDSVDILYQDEDAWLKKSALNICQMGYFSSDRAVTEYMQRIWKASAITL